The nucleotide window CACATCAGAGATTGGCCTATCAAACTTGCAGGCCCGTCAAGCTGATTCATGGTCTCATGACACCAATTTGGGGACCACCGGGTTCAACTCATGCAAGGTTATTAGCTACGGTGCTGGCTTTGAATCTGTTGAGCATGTTTCACATGAAAAATCATACTTTCTTTGTCATTTATACCcttgtataaataaatattttactttatgtTCTTATGATTTCAGTGTTAATGATTTTCAGCGTACATGCATATCTTCGGGAAGTGAACCATTGCCAAAAGGAATTGTTTGCCAGACATCAGACATGGAAATGGTGCCTCTATGGGGTCCTCCAAATGGAAAGGTGTACTACATATTTATCTCATAGTTTTATCATCTTGTTACCTAGCTGTTGAGTGTAAGATCGTTCAAGGTATTAACCAGGGATTAGTTTTTCCAAATGGTGGATCCTGGTAATGTTCTGACAGGATCTGTATATGCTGGCATTATTTGTAACGGGTCTGTGCTAACTAGCACAAGTTCAATACCTGACAAAAGGAGTTCTAAGACACCATTCCGCCATAATGGAGCACAATTCATGTTGCACAAACACTAGGATGATAATGTGCAATTTTTGGGATCAATATATTGTCTGTATCTATCAGCCATCATCTTTGAATTTTGGGTAGGCCATTGTGTTGTGCAATTGCAGAAATCTGGACTGCAGCAAAAAGTATCTGTTCTATGAGACTTGTAGTTAACTGTGATTCTGTCGAAGAAGATATGATCTCTATTTTGAATAAATTGTATATCACATTTATGTTGAAGTTTACTGTGATGACGTCTATTCTTGCAAATTTTGGGAACAGGAAAATAACATTTTGCAAAAGAGCTTATTGGCGATGCCAGTTGGAATTAAACAAAAGGAaattgtaaatcaaatcataatcaAGGTAAAATAAATCACTGTCTCATGAATCTTTTTCTTGTTCAAATTATTTAAATGGTTATAGTTTTAGCCAAATTCTTTATCTGTATTCTAGTTTGCTTCCAGTGACTTCACTATAATTCTTTTTCACTACGATGGTGTTGTTGATGAATGGAAAGACTTACAATGGAGTGGCAGTGCTTTACATATTTCTGCAATCAATCAAACAAAATGGTAATTTATTGTTCCCAAAATATAGCTGAAATTATACACTTGAGGTGTGTAGCTCATTGGAAAAACAATAATATGTTTTGCAGGTGGTTTGCTAAACGCTTTTTACATCCAGACATAGTTGCACCATACAAGTATGTCTTCCTATGGGATGAGGATCTTGAAGTGGAAAATTTTCATCCTGAAAAGTCAGTGTTTGTTCTTCACCATTTCTTTGTTCAGGATATGAAAACTAGAATTGTATCAGGATCTTAATGGTTGAAACTTTATTCCTAGTTTAAACGACAGATGTGATTTTAGAGAACTGAGAAATTTACATTGAATTGTCATATAGTACTGGTTAACTGGAGCTTCTTGTCATTGACTTGAGTTCTTGAAGCTTCTTGACTTGAGCATTTGTAATGGACTTTGAAACTTTATGAATAGCTTAAGTCCATGTTGTATGGCTTGGATTAATTTGTTCAGTAGTTGTACTTGGCTGTCGTTTAACTCCTGCAGATACTTAACAATTGTTGAAAGGGAAGGCTTGGAGATATCACAGCCTGCACTTGAGCCAGCGAAATCTAGGATTCACCATCAGATTACTGTTCGTTCAAGGAAAGGAGATGTACACAGGTGCTGTTGTGTCCCCAGTAGAACTGATCAATACTATGCTATTTATTTTGTTGCAAGTGGAATCTATTCCATACTTCTGGTATGTGATGTCTACTTCTCATAGCATTGGCAATCATGAGAATAATTTGTTTGAAAAACAGAAGGATGTACAAGTTCAATGGTGGCAGCAAATGTTACCAGAACAGTAGTGCTCCTCCGTGCACTGGGTGAGCTTCCTTTTTCCTGAATGCGTATTTGTTGAATTTGGATATCTAATCAGTCATATTGATATacttttaatttttctattgAAACAAAGACTATCCTTCATCCTTTAGTGAAGTTAGTTTGGGTTAAATATGATAACTATTTTAAATTTATGGTCTGTGACCTTCATAATCGTACAGGGAATGGTCATTTTGTCTTGATCTTATCCTGATAAGTAAAACATAAAACTTTGAGTGGACCTTTTTGGATATTTGCTAATTTCATTGCACATGATAGACAAAGAGGTTGCAGGGGATATGTATGTATAGTTACACGGTTTGCATAATCAATATTGCTTCTGTTGACATTTTACATAATTTAATCTGTTCGTGACTACCAAACTCATAAGTGGACACGCAGAACATATTCAACATAGGTTATTACTTGTATATGATCATGTAAATTTGTGTGACAACTAAACCAAACTCCAATGTGTTGACCCCATTCTTGGATTATAGTTGAAGATGTGAATTTCATCTTTCTCTGACTTTGTATTTTGTAATCTAAAAAACTGAAATTTAATTGTGATGCTGGACTGGGAGAAGAAGCTGAAGCAGCTATTTCTAGGAGAACTTCACAAAATAAAATTCTTTCTCTGACAGTTCAATAAATAGTGCTTTCCTTCACTGCTGACAGATTTACTTACTGCAGGTGGGTAGAACTGATGGCCCCCGTCTTCTCAAGAGCTGCCTGGCGTTGTGCATGGCATATGATTCAAGTCTGTTAAAATGCTTTAGTTCTTTATGTGAATTATGTTTTGCATGCATCTCTCTAATTCTACTATTATGTTCTTTGGGGTTTCTACATACCTATCCTTGTGAAGTTTAAAAATAGTGTAATTCCTCTTACAAATTCTATCTTAAGTTCCTTACGTATTGAGATATTCCATACGTGCTCCTCAGTCCAAAAGCTCAATGTATTATGTAAGCCACTACTAATTGCAGCTACAAGTAATTTGATTTCGAAAATGTATAAACATATGGAATATCTTAAAAATTCTTACCAACATGAAATTCTCATAGAAAAGTATGTTCTAAGGGTATCAACATCAACTAGAGTTTCAATTAACAGCCAAATGACAGTCAACTGATGGAGATTAACTATCAAAACATATTTACGAGGTTTTATGTTTGTGCAGATGCATATGCTTAATTTAATTTTGTGGGATAAATATGGAAGTCATTGACTTTAGAGGCATATATAAAATTTTTTTGCTATATTGTTTATGCAGAGTTTTGTCAAAATTTTGTTTTCGGAAACAACTATTTGGTTCTCATATCATTGCCATATAATGAGATCTAATGTGACTCTGGAATATATTTGTATAAACAATGCAAGACACAACTCTTTGACTatgtttcatgatatattttgtcttcatactgaaatataataaataatcctTTTCTTTGTCATGTTTCTTTGTAGAGTGACTTGATTCATGCATGGGGTCTTGATATGAAACTTGGTTACTGTGCTCAGGTAAAATTCCCATATACAGGAACAGTGTTTTCAAATATTTCTTGTCAATAAGACATCTAAGAAAAATCTTGATAGGGTGATCGGAGCAAAAATGTTGGAGTGGTGGACAGTGAATACATAGTTCATAAGGGATTGCCTACACTTGGTTGGTTTGACGATAAGACGGTAAGTTCTTGATTTTGAAGAGACCAACATGACAAATTTCCTTTTATTTTAACACGAAGACTTGAattctattttattatattattatgctTAAGCCATCCCCATTCCCCATGTTCCCTACTACTTTTTTATAGTGAAAACTATCCTGCCTTCAATTTGGATATAGGCTTGTGGCGCAAATGATGAAATCTCTATGTTTTGTGTTATTTTTCTCTCTTTACTATTCTTTAAATGGTATATGCTAGTCTATGCACCACAACACTTGACATATATAGATAGACATATGACCATCATGTTTccttgcttttatttccttttttccATTAAGTCCCATTAGATTAGAGCAGTTGTAGTTGGTTGATGTAGGATTTACAAACCAAATCTCTCAGCTACTCTCTCTCCTCCATGTCTGCTC belongs to Musa acuminata AAA Group cultivar baxijiao chromosome BXJ1-11, Cavendish_Baxijiao_AAA, whole genome shotgun sequence and includes:
- the LOC103971874 gene encoding uncharacterized protein LOC103971874 isoform X1, with the protein product MGPLVTDPSSRRLCFCSISHAAAFLCFVFILGTSFVVFDYEEKVSTGASTDFVGITRGTSEIGLSNLQARQADSWSHDTNLGTTGFNSCKRTCISSGSEPLPKGIVCQTSDMEMVPLWGPPNGKENNILQKSLLAMPVGIKQKEIVNQIIIKFASSDFTIILFHYDGVVDEWKDLQWSGSALHISAINQTKWWFAKRFLHPDIVAPYKYVFLWDEDLEVENFHPEKYLTIVEREGLEISQPALEPAKSRIHHQITVRSRKGDVHRRMYKFNGGSKCYQNSSAPPCTGWVELMAPVFSRAAWRCAWHMIQSDLIHAWGLDMKLGYCAQGDRSKNVGVVDSEYIVHKGLPTLGWFDDKTVSSERPAANNRYAVRQRSYVESEIFRKRWQKAVSEDNCWSDPYPEPKTNPGQ
- the LOC103971874 gene encoding uncharacterized protein LOC103971874 isoform X2: MTPIWGPPGSTHASVNDFQRTCISSGSEPLPKGIVCQTSDMEMVPLWGPPNGKENNILQKSLLAMPVGIKQKEIVNQIIIKFASSDFTIILFHYDGVVDEWKDLQWSGSALHISAINQTKWWFAKRFLHPDIVAPYKYVFLWDEDLEVENFHPEKYLTIVEREGLEISQPALEPAKSRIHHQITVRSRKGDVHRRMYKFNGGSKCYQNSSAPPCTGWVELMAPVFSRAAWRCAWHMIQSDLIHAWGLDMKLGYCAQGDRSKNVGVVDSEYIVHKGLPTLGWFDDKTVSSERPAANNRYAVRQRSYVESEIFRKRWQKAVSEDNCWSDPYPEPKTNPGQ